From a region of the Acinetobacter larvae genome:
- a CDS encoding Rne/Rng family ribonuclease — MKRMLINATHAEEVRVALITGQRLYDFDLENRTREQKKANIYKGHVTRVEPSLEAVFVEYGAGRQGFLSMREIANSYLKSDPRQNTNIRELISEGTELLVQVEKEERGNKGAALSTYISLAGRYLVLMPNNAKGGGISRQISGAVRDELKEMLASLNVPRGMSVIVRTAGIGRTQEELQLDLQHLLDLWHQIQNTASSGPSPMLVHQEAGVVTRAIRDYLRDDVSEILIDNEQAYNEAHNFIKAVMPNQLEKLQTYTLNEPLFAHFGIESQIQTAYEREVKLPSGGSIVIDQTEALVSIDINSAKSTRGHDVEETALSTNLEAAEEIARQLRLRDIGGLVVIDFIDMSKERNQRMVEAKLREATQSDRARIQFGQLSRFGLMEMSRQRLRPSLEEATGYVCPRCHGTGMVRDLRSLSLSIMRKVEEIALRERQGEVQVEVPVEIAAFLLNEKRHSLVYLEQTSNVRVTVLPHPHLETPHYQITFNPEGFAPSSYERTEATRLSEKELGYESTHWHLEDEAVHAPVITPAAEKPIRNNQPKAVAAAATPAATAASPCAWLENLFVQKQASTVDQSRSAHNAAAAIEQMVNNGAVSRGQYGQIDRTAVVAPVAAAPVAVDQNAYLATPHVAKTERDYPEKAPEREERSNHRNRKRSKQKEPREQVQEPVLPHEELNNNRAESRQDNREQKRQQHKQRQQQVATQEAHEQSATTEQAVPRRDRQSQRPQRPNRQRDNSVLNNNAAATAATTAPTAPVVVAEAATTPANTAEKPILHVEMVDAPKNEMMPTALIINIDKQQSEIVALNANLPVSAPVVAEAAHVAATELTAATPAAAVQKKAEKKPEVVAEEPQRRASNDPRSRRQQRVQHKNKALAPQKPNPSQVPTLSNYTIGSLIRHVYGEDCSVLIEQFGLIATFNRALSKFSDEYFAQQQVQQPTQAAPESKPVTRDVAISKAQPEAQPAAVLDLVPPTAAATKRVANDPRERRRLAKLAAEQAFVQSKQALTAAKTEEVAEKTETVANAAELSAKTAATVAAEPATAQLETVAESTRATEVGTAAEAVTEHLANDADTTAATTAEAVAVAEKPATTRAPAVRPAPAASSSAEVEVANATAEAAVATPTADLATTESANVQSSEAPTAEAPATPVAAPAKTRSTAKARSSKAAAAKTAAVVENAAEQQQDLALDKAQASPAQAADAEAEKPARPRRPRGRPPKKATPTAE; from the coding sequence TTGATTAATGCAACACATGCTGAAGAGGTTCGTGTTGCACTTATCACTGGTCAAAGACTTTACGATTTTGACTTAGAAAACCGTACCCGCGAACAAAAAAAAGCAAACATTTATAAAGGGCACGTGACTCGTGTCGAACCTTCTCTAGAAGCCGTCTTTGTTGAATACGGTGCTGGTCGTCAAGGCTTCTTGTCGATGCGTGAAATTGCCAACAGTTATCTCAAATCAGATCCACGCCAAAACACTAATATTCGTGAATTAATTAGCGAAGGTACAGAGTTATTGGTACAAGTTGAGAAAGAAGAACGTGGCAATAAAGGCGCGGCACTGTCGACTTATATTTCTTTGGCTGGGCGCTATTTGGTCTTGATGCCCAACAATGCCAAAGGCGGTGGAATTAGCCGTCAAATTTCTGGTGCTGTTCGTGACGAACTCAAAGAAATGTTGGCATCGCTCAATGTTCCACGTGGGATGAGTGTGATTGTGCGTACTGCAGGCATTGGTCGCACGCAAGAAGAATTGCAACTCGATTTACAACATCTACTCGACCTATGGCATCAAATCCAAAATACTGCCAGTTCTGGTCCATCACCGATGTTGGTTCACCAAGAAGCTGGCGTGGTTACCCGCGCAATTCGTGACTATTTACGTGACGATGTTTCGGAAATTCTCATTGATAATGAACAAGCTTATAATGAAGCACATAACTTCATCAAAGCGGTCATGCCCAATCAATTAGAAAAATTACAGACTTATACTTTAAATGAGCCTTTATTTGCGCACTTTGGGATTGAAAGTCAAATCCAAACGGCCTATGAACGCGAAGTGAAACTGCCCTCTGGCGGTTCGATTGTCATCGATCAAACTGAAGCCTTGGTTTCAATCGATATCAACTCTGCCAAATCTACCCGCGGCCACGATGTCGAAGAAACCGCGCTCAGCACCAACCTCGAAGCTGCTGAAGAAATTGCACGTCAATTGCGCCTGCGTGATATTGGCGGTTTGGTGGTGATTGACTTTATCGACATGTCCAAAGAACGTAACCAACGCATGGTTGAAGCCAAACTGCGCGAAGCGACGCAAAGTGATCGTGCGCGTATTCAATTTGGTCAATTATCACGCTTTGGTCTAATGGAAATGAGTCGTCAACGCTTACGTCCATCGCTAGAAGAAGCGACGGGTTATGTTTGCCCACGCTGTCATGGTACTGGCATGGTTCGTGACCTACGCTCATTGTCATTATCAATTATGCGTAAAGTTGAAGAAATTGCTTTACGTGAACGCCAAGGTGAAGTGCAAGTTGAAGTGCCTGTTGAAATTGCAGCCTTTTTACTCAACGAAAAACGTCACAGTTTGGTCTATCTCGAACAAACCTCAAATGTACGTGTGACTGTTTTACCACACCCTCATTTAGAAACACCGCATTATCAAATTACCTTCAATCCTGAAGGCTTTGCACCAAGTAGCTATGAACGTACTGAAGCAACACGTTTAAGCGAAAAAGAATTGGGTTACGAATCGACACACTGGCATTTAGAAGATGAAGCAGTACATGCCCCTGTGATCACCCCAGCAGCAGAAAAACCGATTCGCAATAATCAACCAAAAGCCGTGGCTGCAGCGGCGACCCCAGCAGCGACAGCCGCAAGTCCTTGTGCTTGGTTAGAAAATTTATTTGTACAAAAACAAGCCAGCACAGTAGACCAATCTCGCTCTGCACACAATGCAGCCGCCGCGATTGAGCAAATGGTCAACAATGGCGCTGTTAGCCGTGGTCAATATGGTCAAATTGATCGTACAGCTGTTGTTGCACCGGTAGCAGCTGCACCTGTTGCCGTCGACCAAAATGCGTATTTAGCAACACCGCATGTGGCGAAAACTGAGCGTGATTATCCAGAAAAAGCGCCAGAGCGTGAAGAACGCAGTAATCATCGCAACAGAAAACGTAGCAAGCAAAAAGAACCACGTGAACAAGTACAAGAGCCTGTACTGCCGCATGAAGAGCTCAATAACAATCGTGCTGAATCACGTCAAGACAACCGTGAGCAAAAGCGTCAACAGCACAAACAACGCCAACAGCAAGTCGCTACGCAAGAGGCACATGAGCAATCCGCTACAACGGAACAAGCTGTGCCACGCCGTGATCGTCAATCACAACGTCCACAACGTCCGAACCGTCAGCGCGACAACAGCGTACTCAACAACAATGCAGCGGCAACAGCTGCGACAACAGCCCCAACGGCTCCTGTCGTAGTAGCAGAAGCAGCAACCACGCCTGCGAATACTGCTGAAAAACCAATCTTGCATGTTGAAATGGTTGATGCACCTAAAAATGAAATGATGCCAACGGCATTGATCATTAACATTGACAAACAACAAAGTGAAATTGTTGCGCTCAATGCCAACCTACCTGTGAGTGCACCCGTCGTCGCAGAAGCAGCACATGTAGCAGCAACTGAGCTTACCGCAGCGACACCTGCTGCAGCCGTGCAAAAGAAAGCGGAGAAAAAACCTGAAGTTGTCGCGGAAGAGCCTCAACGTCGTGCCAGCAATGATCCACGCTCACGTCGTCAACAACGCGTGCAACACAAAAACAAAGCACTAGCACCCCAAAAGCCCAATCCGTCACAAGTACCGACCTTGTCAAACTACACCATTGGCAGTTTAATCCGCCATGTCTATGGTGAGGACTGTTCCGTACTGATTGAGCAATTTGGTTTAATCGCTACCTTTAACCGTGCCCTCAGTAAATTTAGTGATGAGTATTTTGCACAACAACAGGTGCAGCAACCGACTCAAGCCGCGCCTGAGAGCAAACCCGTTACACGTGATGTAGCGATTAGCAAAGCACAGCCTGAAGCACAACCAGCTGCAGTATTAGACTTGGTTCCACCAACGGCAGCAGCAACCAAACGTGTTGCCAATGACCCGCGTGAACGTCGTCGTCTTGCCAAATTGGCAGCCGAACAAGCCTTTGTGCAGTCAAAACAGGCCTTGACGGCAGCTAAGACAGAAGAAGTTGCTGAGAAAACTGAAACTGTAGCCAACGCGGCAGAGCTGAGCGCAAAAACTGCCGCCACAGTCGCAGCAGAACCTGCAACGGCTCAGCTAGAAACAGTTGCTGAAAGCACGCGAGCAACTGAAGTGGGCACAGCCGCAGAAGCGGTAACAGAGCACCTTGCCAATGATGCAGACACAACTGCAGCCACTACAGCGGAAGCTGTAGCAGTTGCTGAAAAGCCTGCTACAACACGCGCACCAGCAGTACGCCCAGCGCCTGCTGCGTCAAGTAGCGCAGAAGTGGAGGTGGCAAACGCTACTGCAGAAGCAGCTGTAGCCACTCCAACAGCGGATCTTGCCACAACCGAAAGCGCTAATGTGCAAAGTAGCGAAGCGCCAACCGCTGAAGCACCAGCCACACCTGTTGCAGCACCAGCCAAGACCCGAAGTACAGCCAAAGCACGTAGTAGCAAAGCTGCTGCTGCCAAAACCGCTGCGGTGGTCGAAAATGCTGCTGAACAACAGCAAGATTTAGCATTGGACAAAGCACAAGCAAGTCCAGCACAAGCTGCCGATGCTGAAGCAGAAAAACCAGCACGCCCACGTCGTCCACGTGGTCGTCCACCGAAAAAAGCAACGCCTACTGCGGAGTAA
- a CDS encoding long-chain-acyl-CoA synthetase: MNQTKQSDLIGFTDVAAKLPKFLNKVPHIVSGLKQAYLRTPNTAAGLGLAFERAVKRAPQTIALRYEQQQYSYQALNEWSNQIAHFFLAAGLQKGDVIAVMLENRSELIATVIALAKIGVISALQNTAQRGRVLSHSINLVKARAVIVGEECRSAIDEIRQDLSTAHDHFYWFADQATVEDHGIAPFNYQNLAEKIIPFATFNVPTTQSVKGKDGLFYIYTSGTTGLPKAVIFSNSRWALAYGTYGHILDLNQQDVMYCTLPLYHATGIVVCWCGVIAGSATFVIRRKYSTSAFWRDVATYNVSAIGYVGELCRYLLDAPTSELDQSHRVRKMIGNGMRPTIWQNFKQRFGIEEVLELYASSEGNVGFSNVFNFDNTVGFSPTPYAVVQYDKAKDEVIRDKKGHCIKVKKGEVGLLIGKITKRSPFDGYTDPEKNKAVIMKNVFKSGDAYFITGDLVRDLGFRHAQFVDRLGDTFRWKGENVSTTEVENICSEYPKLQEAVVYGVEIPYTDGRAGMATITLHPNTHLDSQDLSQMYIDFKKNLPAYAVPLFLRVQSQLETTGTFKYQKSKLKQQGFDPMQISDPLYVLLPNESTYTLLDAEIFKNIQQQQYRF, translated from the coding sequence ATGAATCAGACTAAACAATCAGACCTCATTGGTTTCACCGATGTTGCAGCAAAATTACCTAAGTTCCTCAATAAAGTTCCACATATTGTCAGTGGTCTAAAACAAGCTTACTTAAGGACACCCAATACTGCCGCAGGTCTCGGTTTAGCTTTTGAAAGAGCCGTCAAACGAGCTCCCCAAACCATTGCATTGCGCTACGAACAACAACAATATAGCTATCAAGCGCTCAATGAGTGGTCTAATCAAATTGCACATTTCTTTTTGGCAGCAGGATTGCAAAAAGGTGATGTGATTGCAGTCATGTTAGAAAATCGTTCCGAGTTGATTGCAACGGTCATCGCCTTGGCAAAAATTGGGGTGATCTCCGCCTTACAAAATACCGCTCAACGTGGTCGAGTGCTCAGCCACAGCATTAACTTAGTCAAAGCACGTGCGGTGATTGTCGGGGAAGAATGCCGCAGTGCAATAGATGAAATTCGCCAAGACTTAAGCACAGCACACGATCATTTCTATTGGTTTGCCGACCAAGCCACGGTAGAAGATCATGGCATCGCGCCATTTAACTATCAAAACTTGGCCGAGAAGATCATCCCTTTTGCGACCTTTAATGTCCCCACCACCCAAAGTGTCAAAGGCAAAGACGGTTTATTTTATATTTATACATCGGGCACCACCGGTTTACCCAAAGCCGTCATCTTTAGTAATAGTCGCTGGGCACTAGCATATGGCACTTATGGTCATATTCTTGATCTCAATCAACAAGATGTTATGTATTGCACCCTACCGCTCTACCATGCGACAGGCATCGTGGTGTGCTGGTGTGGGGTGATTGCAGGGAGTGCAACCTTTGTGATTCGCCGTAAATACTCAACCAGTGCATTCTGGCGTGATGTTGCAACCTATAATGTCTCTGCCATCGGCTATGTCGGCGAGCTATGTCGCTATCTACTCGATGCACCGACAAGCGAGCTAGATCAAAGTCATCGCGTACGCAAAATGATTGGTAATGGTATGCGCCCCACCATCTGGCAGAATTTTAAGCAACGCTTTGGGATTGAGGAGGTTTTAGAACTCTACGCGTCTAGTGAAGGCAATGTCGGTTTTAGTAATGTCTTTAATTTTGACAATACCGTTGGCTTCTCCCCTACACCTTATGCGGTGGTTCAATACGACAAAGCAAAAGATGAAGTGATTCGAGACAAGAAAGGTCACTGTATAAAAGTAAAAAAAGGCGAAGTAGGGTTATTGATTGGAAAAATAACCAAGCGCTCACCTTTTGATGGCTATACAGATCCTGAAAAAAATAAAGCCGTGATTATGAAAAATGTCTTTAAATCTGGCGATGCTTATTTTATTACCGGTGACTTAGTCCGTGACTTAGGTTTTCGTCATGCACAATTCGTTGACCGCCTAGGAGATACCTTCCGCTGGAAAGGTGAAAATGTATCGACCACAGAAGTTGAAAATATCTGTAGCGAATATCCGAAGTTACAAGAAGCTGTGGTCTATGGCGTAGAAATTCCATATACCGATGGTCGAGCAGGTATGGCAACCATCACCTTGCACCCCAATACCCACTTAGACTCCCAAGATCTCAGTCAGATGTATATCGATTTCAAAAAAAACCTACCCGCTTATGCTGTGCCGTTATTCTTGAGAGTGCAATCTCAACTTGAAACCACAGGAACTTTTAAATATCAGAAAAGTAAATTAAAGCAACAAGGCTTCGATCCAATGCAAATTTCTGATCCACTGTATGTTTTATTGCCAAATGAATCGACCTATACCCTGCTCGATGCTGAGATATTTAAAAATATTCAGCAACAGCAATACCGTTTTTAG
- a CDS encoding PspC domain-containing protein — MNQVGLYRSQRQKIIAGVMGGIAERFNWNANLLRLVFVAVSILSAGFPGILIYLILWFIMPQRRTQANLSEDSQRPMRTIYENKH, encoded by the coding sequence ATGAATCAAGTTGGTTTATATCGTTCGCAACGGCAGAAAATCATTGCTGGCGTGATGGGCGGAATAGCAGAGCGGTTTAATTGGAATGCCAATCTACTACGCCTTGTGTTTGTTGCCGTATCTATTTTAAGTGCAGGTTTTCCAGGTATTTTAATTTATCTTATTCTTTGGTTTATTATGCCGCAGCGTAGAACCCAAGCAAATCTATCAGAAGATTCTCAACGCCCTATGCGTACCATATATGAGAATAAGCATTAA
- a CDS encoding OsmC family protein, translating to MANANILQLNAATTWRGGVASSSQIRQFAPVMMDEPQVLGGQDQGANPLEYILAALNGCHAVMIPLIAKEIDFKFTGLSFDCDAEVDLRGLMGQSGISPHFQKIAFSIVLDTDETDARFEALQQRVAARCPVYRLLKDAGVAIAVQWQRVAEASPA from the coding sequence ATGGCAAACGCAAATATTTTACAATTGAATGCAGCAACAACATGGCGTGGTGGTGTTGCCTCAAGTTCCCAGATCCGTCAGTTCGCGCCAGTGATGATGGATGAACCGCAAGTGTTGGGTGGTCAAGATCAAGGTGCCAACCCTTTAGAATATATACTTGCTGCATTAAACGGTTGTCATGCAGTGATGATTCCCTTGATTGCTAAAGAAATTGATTTTAAATTTACAGGGCTGTCTTTTGATTGTGATGCTGAAGTGGATTTACGTGGTCTAATGGGGCAAAGTGGCATTTCACCACATTTTCAAAAAATCGCATTTAGTATTGTACTTGATACCGATGAAACTGATGCGCGTTTTGAAGCGTTACAACAACGTGTTGCAGCACGCTGCCCTGTGTATCGTTTATTAAAAGATGCTGGTGTTGCCATTGCGGTACAATGGCAACGGGTTGCAGAAGCATCGCCAGCTTAG
- the glyQ gene encoding glycine--tRNA ligase subunit alpha — MSRAISQIDTFQGLILALQNYWAEQGCVVLQPYDMEMGAGTFHTATFLRALGPETWNAAYVQPSRRPKDGRYGENPNRLQHYYQFQVVLKPNPDHIQQLYLDSLKAIGIDPLVHDIRFVEDNWESPTLGAWGLGWEVWLNGMEVTQFTYFQQVGGVECYPVTGEITYGLERLAMYLQGVDSVYDLVWTKGQFGTVTYGDVFHQNEVEQSTYNFEYAPVAELFKLFDFYETEANRLIEAKLPLPAYEQVIKASHSFNLLDARGAISVTERQRYILRVRTLARAIAQSYVQARAELGFPMAPAELRDEVLAQLKAQADADAAKAEKN; from the coding sequence ATGAGTCGCGCCATATCGCAGATTGATACCTTTCAAGGCTTAATTCTAGCCTTACAAAATTATTGGGCTGAACAAGGCTGTGTCGTTTTACAACCTTATGACATGGAAATGGGAGCAGGCACCTTTCATACTGCAACCTTTTTACGTGCTTTAGGACCTGAAACTTGGAATGCGGCTTATGTTCAACCTTCTCGCCGTCCCAAAGATGGACGCTATGGTGAGAACCCAAACCGTCTACAGCATTATTATCAATTTCAAGTGGTGCTCAAACCCAACCCAGATCATATCCAACAGCTGTATTTAGATTCCCTAAAAGCAATTGGTATTGATCCATTGGTTCATGATATCCGCTTTGTTGAAGATAACTGGGAATCTCCAACACTTGGCGCTTGGGGCTTAGGTTGGGAAGTTTGGTTAAACGGTATGGAAGTCACACAGTTTACCTACTTCCAACAAGTGGGCGGTGTCGAGTGCTACCCTGTAACAGGAGAAATCACTTACGGTCTAGAACGTCTTGCCATGTATTTACAAGGTGTAGACTCAGTCTATGACTTGGTTTGGACCAAAGGCCAATTTGGCACGGTCACCTATGGTGATGTATTCCACCAAAACGAAGTAGAACAATCAACCTACAACTTTGAATATGCGCCTGTTGCTGAGCTCTTCAAACTCTTTGACTTCTATGAAACTGAAGCCAATCGCTTGATTGAAGCAAAACTGCCCTTGCCGGCCTATGAGCAAGTTATTAAAGCATCACATAGCTTTAACCTACTCGATGCCCGTGGGGCAATTTCGGTGACTGAACGTCAACGTTATATTTTACGCGTGCGTACTCTAGCCCGTGCCATTGCGCAAAGTTATGTGCAAGCGCGTGCCGAACTCGGTTTCCCGATGGCACCGGCTGAATTACGTGATGAAGTTCTTGCCCAACTTAAAGCACAAGCTGATGCTGATGCAGCCAAAGCGGAGAAAAACTAA
- the glyS gene encoding glycine--tRNA ligase subunit beta, protein MTQHTVLFELGCEELPPKSLKKLRDALRDEVIQGLNDAALKFTRIEAYAAPRRLAIKIIDVDGAQADSQKRFDGPALQAAYDADGQPTKALEGFMRGQGIGVEQVSTFQAGKVEKVCYYKDIKGQSLDALLPEILQHALDHLPIAKRMRSAASRTEFVRPVKWVLLLKDADVIPANIQDHRADRFSYGHRFHAPEAIELKHANDYLDALRDAKVIADFDERQQIIDKQIQALSDEVNATAIVPDDLRDEVTALVEWPVALRASFEERFLAVPQEALITTMQDNQKYFCLVDQAHKLQPYFITISNIESKDPQQIIEGNEKVVRPRLSDAEFFFLQDQKQALASRKDKLANMVFQAQLGSLWDKSQRIAKLAVALSPFTHADAQYAERAALLAKCDLTSELVGEFPELQGIAGTYYARLEGENEEVAQALGEQYLPKFAGDVLPQTQTGTTIALADRLDTLVGIFAIGQAPTGSKDPFALRRSAIGILRLVIENQIEASIEQLIDATIDSYGSIIQDPAKTRQDAVAFLEGRYRAKYEDQGVAVDVIQAVQALAPKSPLDFDKRVNAVNHFRKLAEAQALAAANKRVANILAKETAPSGAVDESLLQEATEQALYAELQQLSPIVQPLLAAKDYTAALSKLAALRTPIDAFFDHVMVMAEDPALKANRLRILVQLRALFMSVADISVLQH, encoded by the coding sequence ATGACTCAACATACTGTTTTATTCGAATTAGGCTGTGAAGAACTCCCCCCAAAAAGCTTAAAAAAACTACGTGATGCATTACGTGACGAAGTCATACAAGGCTTAAACGATGCAGCATTAAAATTTACTCGTATTGAAGCCTATGCAGCACCACGTCGTTTAGCCATTAAAATTATTGACGTCGATGGCGCACAAGCGGATTCACAAAAACGTTTTGATGGTCCAGCGCTCCAAGCAGCCTATGACGCTGACGGTCAACCGACCAAAGCACTGGAAGGCTTTATGCGTGGTCAAGGCATTGGCGTTGAACAAGTGAGTACCTTCCAAGCCGGTAAAGTTGAAAAAGTTTGCTATTACAAAGACATCAAAGGGCAAAGCCTCGACGCACTCTTGCCTGAAATTTTACAACACGCTTTAGATCACTTGCCTATTGCCAAACGCATGCGCAGTGCAGCCAGCCGTACTGAATTTGTACGTCCTGTCAAATGGGTACTATTGCTCAAAGATGCTGACGTCATTCCAGCAAACATTCAAGATCATCGCGCTGACCGTTTCAGTTATGGTCACCGCTTCCATGCACCAGAGGCGATTGAGCTCAAACATGCCAATGATTATCTTGACGCGTTACGCGATGCGAAAGTCATTGCTGACTTCGATGAGCGTCAACAGATCATTGATAAGCAAATCCAAGCATTGTCAGATGAAGTCAACGCAACTGCAATCGTACCAGACGACTTAAGAGATGAAGTAACCGCCTTGGTAGAATGGCCGGTTGCCTTACGTGCCAGCTTTGAAGAACGCTTCTTGGCTGTTCCACAAGAAGCCTTGATTACCACCATGCAGGATAACCAAAAGTATTTCTGTCTGGTTGATCAAGCACATAAATTACAACCTTATTTTATTACCATCTCTAATATTGAGTCGAAAGACCCACAACAGATTATTGAAGGCAATGAAAAAGTGGTGCGCCCTCGTTTGTCTGACGCGGAATTTTTCTTTTTACAAGATCAGAAACAAGCTTTGGCAAGTCGCAAAGACAAATTGGCAAACATGGTTTTCCAAGCGCAATTGGGCAGCTTATGGGATAAATCACAGCGTATCGCCAAATTGGCTGTAGCACTAAGCCCATTTACGCATGCAGATGCCCAATATGCTGAACGTGCTGCGCTGCTGGCAAAATGTGATCTTACCTCAGAATTAGTCGGTGAATTCCCTGAATTACAAGGCATTGCGGGTACTTATTACGCACGGCTCGAAGGTGAAAATGAAGAAGTCGCCCAAGCTTTAGGGGAGCAATATCTGCCTAAGTTTGCAGGCGATGTATTACCGCAAACTCAAACCGGAACCACCATTGCCCTTGCCGATCGCTTAGATACGTTGGTCGGTATTTTTGCCATTGGTCAAGCGCCTACTGGTTCTAAAGATCCTTTTGCATTACGTCGTTCTGCGATTGGTATTTTACGTTTAGTGATTGAAAATCAAATCGAAGCCTCTATTGAGCAGTTGATTGATGCCACAATTGATAGCTATGGCAGCATCATTCAAGATCCTGCCAAAACACGTCAAGATGCCGTGGCATTCTTAGAAGGTCGTTATCGTGCCAAATATGAAGACCAAGGCGTTGCAGTAGATGTGATCCAAGCGGTACAAGCCTTGGCACCAAAATCACCACTTGATTTTGATAAACGCGTCAATGCGGTCAATCATTTCCGTAAGCTTGCTGAAGCACAAGCATTGGCAGCAGCCAATAAACGCGTTGCCAATATTTTAGCCAAAGAGACAGCCCCATCAGGCGCAGTCGATGAAAGCTTATTGCAAGAAGCAACTGAACAAGCGCTTTATGCCGAGCTACAACAATTAAGCCCGATCGTACAGCCCTTGCTTGCAGCCAAAGACTATACCGCAGCACTGTCTAAACTGGCAGCCTTACGTACCCCGATCGATGCTTTCTTTGACCATGTCATGGTGATGGCGGAAGATCCGGCACTCAAAGCCAATCGTCTACGAATCTTGGTGCAATTACGTGCTCTATTTATGAGTGTTGCTGATATTTCGGTACTACAACACTAA
- a CDS encoding class I SAM-dependent methyltransferase, which yields MSETIHHAAQAGFSSHAQQYQLARPHYPEQIVAWLKQHIALDRHSTVVDVGSGTGKFLPYLQQSQAKVIAVEPIAEMLQQLQQAHPDITAYQADSQHLPFADATVDLISCAQSFHWFDNIATLQEFHRILKPQGHLLLVWNQRDISVPWVQALAEQIAQYEADTPRYHSENWKKVFQQQDFFQALGSSHFALYHEGRVQDVVSQRLLSTSFIAAMPQAQQQQLKQQFESIVQHYTQQGPEDQIAFPYTTYLYHFQKTES from the coding sequence ATGTCTGAAACAATTCATCACGCAGCACAGGCGGGTTTTTCCAGCCATGCCCAGCAATATCAACTGGCGCGACCGCATTATCCTGAACAAATTGTTGCTTGGCTTAAACAGCACATCGCACTTGATCGTCACAGTACGGTGGTGGATGTTGGCTCGGGCACTGGCAAATTTTTACCCTATTTACAGCAATCTCAAGCAAAAGTTATCGCAGTAGAACCGATTGCAGAAATGTTACAACAATTACAACAAGCACATCCAGACATTACTGCTTATCAAGCCGACAGCCAACATCTGCCCTTCGCCGATGCGACGGTTGACTTAATTAGTTGTGCGCAATCTTTTCATTGGTTTGACAACATTGCCACCTTACAAGAATTTCATCGTATTTTAAAACCCCAAGGGCATTTGTTATTGGTTTGGAATCAGCGTGATATCAGCGTACCTTGGGTGCAAGCTCTGGCTGAACAAATTGCACAATATGAAGCCGATACGCCGCGCTATCACAGCGAAAACTGGAAAAAAGTTTTCCAACAACAAGACTTTTTTCAGGCACTAGGCAGCAGTCATTTTGCTTTATATCATGAAGGTCGCGTTCAGGATGTGGTCAGTCAGCGTTTATTATCGACCAGTTTTATTGCCGCCATGCCGCAAGCTCAACAGCAGCAACTCAAACAACAGTTTGAAAGCATAGTACAGCACTATACCCAGCAAGGTCCTGAAGATCAGATTGCCTTCCCCTATACCACTTATCTTTATCACTTCCAAAAAACCGAATCCTAA